The genomic stretch GACCAACACACCTTGAAGGTAGATATTTTTCGCTCTTATTTCAAACAGTATTAGTCTAAATGTCTATCCTTAAACTGTCACGGTGGATatcattgtaaaatatatacactAGATACTAATAATGTACACAATACAGTATTAAGGGATGTTGAATAGAATAGGAAACTCTagatgtttcaattttttattttttttccaggtGACATGGAAACCACCTCCACGTGAAGATTGGAACGGTGAAATTCTTGGCTACTATGTTGGCTACAAGCTTTCGTCAGCTGACAAACCCTTCATGTTTGAAACTGTTGAATTTTCGAAGGAAGATGGCAAGGAGCACCATTTACAgataatgaatttaaaaacgtATACTCAATACAGCGTGGTTGTACAAGCATTCAACAAAGTTGGAGCTGGACCTATGAGTGAAGAACGCAGACAGCACACAGCTGAAGGAGTCCCTGAGCAACCACCCCATGACACCACTTGCACCACATTGACTGCTCAAACTGTAAGAGTTTCATGGGTATCTCCTCCTCTGAGTGCAGCTAATGGCGTAATCACTGGATACAAGGtatgctattattattatgatgaATATATTTGCAAATGTTATAATGTATATTACAAAATATAGAGCATTGAACTAAATTTTAATCTAGTATTGCAGAGGTAACCAAGGTGTGTGTCAATATTCTTCAAATGGATATTTCAAACCATTTTGTCTTTCTATAGGTAATCTATGGACCCTCTGACTCCTGGTATGATGAAAACTCCAAGGATACTAAAATAACATCGTCTAGTGAAACTATCTTGCACGGATTAAAGAAATATACAAACTACAGCATGCATGTTCTCGCTTTCACGTCTGGAGGAGATGGTGTTAAATCTGCACCCATTCACTGCCAAACTGAACAAGACGGTGAGTAGATTTTTGAACTTCAATAACCATCTTTGTGAAACGAACAATGGAAATATTCGTAGCAAAAGTATAACATGTAAAATACTATATTTTAatcgaaatattaatttttttttggtcaataGTTCCGGAAGCCCCAGTTGCCATCAAAGCCCTGGTAATGTCTGCCGAGTCAATTCTCATTTCATGGCGCCCACCAAGCCAGCCAAATGGCGTAATCTCTCAATACACTGTCTATGCTAAAGCTGAAAATCGTGAGGAACCAACCACCCAGAAAGTTTTGCCGAATCAATTAACTCATGAAGCAACTGGTTTAGACAAACAATATAGATACGATTTTTGGGTTACTGCAAGTACGAATATAGGCGAAGGTCAAGCATCTAAGATTGTTACACTGTCTCCTAGCACCCGTGGTGAGtcttgtttcaaaataaatcaGTATGATCTATCATTCGcaaattcagaaatattaTTCGTAATCTGAAATAAGTTGAATAAACATCCTTTTTTATTCGGTTCAAGTACCTGCAAAAATCGCTTCGTTCGATGATAAGTTTACTGCAACGTACAAGGAAGATGTTAAACTGCCCTGCCTCGCCGTTGGTGTCCCTGCTCCTGAAGTAACATGGAAAGTACGTGGAGCTACCTTGGAGCCCAGCGACAGATTGAGACAATTACCAGAAggatttctttttataaaagAAGTGGATAGAGCCGATGCTGGAGAATACGCTTGTtacgttgaaaattcattcggtCATGACACTGTAACTCATCAGCTAGTTGTTCATGGTATAAAAAGCtaacaataatacatttaATAGGCCAATACTGCACTCCAGAGTAAGATATATATGATActattaatttttgtatttttcagcTCCTCCTCATTCTCCACAAGTCACGCTAACAGCAACCACTACAAACTCATTGACAATGAAGCTCAGACCTCATCCCACAGATAATGCTCCCCTTCAGGGATACACTATTCACTACAAACCAGAATTCGGAGAGTTGAAAACGGTCCAAGTGAGCTCAACTGCACAAAAATATACTCTAGAAAATCTATGGTGTGGTTCGAGATATCAAATCTATGTCACAGCTTATAACGGGTTAGTTCGTCTCATTTAAATACTAATATCTTTCATACTGTTATTGTATATTTGCGATATTTACAAGTTTCTCATTTTCAGTATTGGAACTGGAGATCGGTCAGATATTTTGAACACACGAACTAAGGGTTCAAAGCCAATAATACCTGAGGCTGCAAGATTTATTGAAGTGTCGACGAACAGTATCACGCTGCATTTGAGTGCTTGGTCCGATGGAGGGTGTCCTATGTTGTACTTTGTTGTTGAACACAAGAAGAAGTAAGATGATCAATCGATTCCCTTAGTAGTCTCTCAAGAATAGATAGACAGATACCATATTCGAACCCTGTCACGTTATGAATGTAACCAAGTATTTTGTAGTGATTATAATCAATTGTTTTacacataaaatattttgcatttcCTATAGGCTTCAGCAGGAATGGAATCAAGTTTCTAACAACGTGAAACCAGGCGGTAATTTCGTTGTCTTGGACCTAGATCCTGCAAGCTGGTATCATCTGCGTGTAACTGCACACAACGATGCTGGATTTGCTGTTGCTGAATACGAGTTTGCTACTCTCACTGTGACTGGTGGTGCGTCAATATCTTTCTTCACGATTATAAGCATACATATAATTCTATGGACAAAGAAAGACCCAGATCCTTACCAATGAGCTACAAATCACTTTCTCTCTGATTACGTTCATGTTCATTTTCTTACGGGAATATGATACAATATAACGTAtctttcattttgtatttttgttggTTTTATATCCCTCAGTCGATTCTGTTATGGGTCGGTGCTCTGGTGGCTggatttaatttgaaatagcgagaaaaaaagaaattattttttgttccaggCACCATTGCCCCGGCCCGCGAACTTCCCGATGTTAATGGTGGTGTTAGTGATGAGGATCCAATGAAAATACTAATGGCAAACTTAAACCTCGTTGTACCGGTTGTTGCTGCTATTCTGGTCATAATTGTTGCCGTTATCGTGATTTGTGTGCTTAAAGGCAAGGGGCATGGCAATGACAAGGGTTAGTGAAGAATTTATTATCTTATCTTAAAACAGGCACAATTGCACCACCTGTTCGAGAGACTGGAACAGAGAATACGGATGTTAGGAGGTATTTCCCATGGCTGCCTAGCTGGCTGGATGTCAACGTTGTTGTTCCTGTCGCAGCAACTGTTGTCGTCATTATTGTTGGAATAGTTGTCATTTGTGTTGCACTGTCCAGAAGAACTCGTGGGCCTGAACAAACACGGCTCCGAGGTATCTCATCAGCCGACGAGAAATATTACGAGGGACaatgtatacaattttatttattattattcacacaCACTATACatttaaaattagaaatttgatTGCTGTCCCTCGTGGCTTATGCCTGCAACATCTAATCAATTTATGGCAATCTGCTATAACAATATTGTGACTTATTTATCTCATATATAGCGAGGGACAGCTATTTTGCTAATTTCAAATACCTATATTTTTTATGCTTTACATACGTGAAACATATCATTCAAAAGGGGGCCATTATCATATACTTGCACACTCAAATCATGCAATAATCACgtttatcataatttttgaatttataatgaaagattaaacgaaaaattattcctgcTGATCTGGATTATAAGTAAACTGAACAAACTGCATCAAATTATTAATGTTTCATGTATCATATAACATCTTCAGGACTGCAAAACAGTCGGCCAATACTTCGAATTCATTGATTCTTCCAGCTTTcttaaatttgtaaaatagtTCTGTCAAGCGAAGAAAGACTTAGAAATAGTAAATAAGGAAAAGCATaaaaacagtaaaattttcaagtgttGCGTGTGTCTAGAGATCatttttagaattatttttcattttcgtaaattGATATGATTTTTTAGATGACGTTGTGTATCAACAAACTGGAGTTGTTGGAGCTACTTTGGATAAACGCAGGCCAGACCTTCGAGATGAACTTGGTTACATTGCTCCACCGAACCGCAAACTTCCACCTGTTCCTGGCTCGAATTATAACACTTGTGACCGTATCAAGCGAGGTACAGTGATAAGTAAGCCAGAACTGCCAACACTTTGACTAATAACTTCATCTAGGTGTTGTTGCGTTGGCACGACAATTCGGTTTTTAAAACACGACTATTGGGTGTCACCTGTTAAACAGCGCATGTATCGTcatatttctataattattgattaatgCTTTTTATCATTTGCTTTATCCCAAAGTTATTATCGCTACTTCAAAGCACACtctaatttaatttaatttcaagcTTCAAGCACTCTGTGTACCAAGTATGATcaatatgttgaaaaaaagctACTTTCGGAAATGATCAAAATAAGTTGACAGAAAACTACCTTACCCTTTCTTTCTGGCATTATACACTCTTACGATTAATTTGTATCGCAGAGTATATAATGCGTTTATAGTTGTGAAATTCTGATTCGAAATGGAAATATCTTAatgtgataaataattattacttatGAATGATGAAAGCTCTGTACGTATGAGCAAAGCATACAGACATCGAAAATAAGTTTTATCAAAGTGCTTGGTAGGCAAAAGTGGTAGAACATCTTTGTAGCATTTGTTTGACAGGTGGGACAGGCTCTTTAAGGAGTCATTCGACTTGGGATCCGAGAAGAAATATGTACGAAGAATTGACTCATTGTGCGCCAAATAGAAGATGCCCACCACCTCCCCATATGGGCAGTGCTGAAGGGCTCTCGCATAGAGGTTGGTAATTATGAAACATACACTTCGCCTGtcatcattcattcattcatttacaATACAATGCACATTACGTTTTGTACTGATTcgtaattttcacatttatttcaaaattcttcattTGTCTTGATCATGTATGAAAAAGATTTTATATTCGTAATGTAAACCCAATTTAATAGTGATGACCTCATATGAGTTGGTATATTGCTGATTCATGCCTTCGGAACGAACAATTCAGCCAAGTTTCgtattcattatttattgtaacacaatttttcttctaatcAAATTGTAGATTCCATCCATTTGCAATTCGTTAAGATAATTTCATCATTGAATCATAGTAACTGGGAActcaaaaaataatacacTCCTGCACAATATTTCTTGCATTCATAAAATTTAACTATAGAGtcgattttaaaatttactATTATGTTTTTGACTCACACATCAATTACTCTTCTCATAAAAACATGATAAAATCACCGCAAAACAACTTGAACCAAATATGAACAAACGTTGGAGGTAATACAGCGTCATAATGTAAGTTCTCCATGTTCAGTGTTAGTTACTTTTCACGAAGTTTCAATGTCGCACGTTTGCATGATAGGGGTAGTTTTTGTTacgttaattattttcttacttatattaattatttaaagaACCAACCGTTCGTATTTTCCATCGCTCCATTTGATTATGATAATTCAGTTAATTTAATGCATTTCATAGCATGGACTAGAATGCATTTAATGgcgttatgaaaaatgttgaaaaaaagactTGGCTTCACGTAATGGAAATTAGTGTTGACTAATTAACAAATAATACCACTGAACTAAGTTTTGTCTTGTGCCAAGGAAAGTCAATCATAAATGACTCAATGCAGAAATACATCTTAATTATCCTTTTGTGGCGTTCGCAAATACTttctaataataattgttgaaTGCGCAAACTTTTCTCTAAAATATTTGGTCTTGTCTTGGATAATGTAAGTAACGTATCACGAGTCTTCTATCCAGGATTTGTCAtaaaatgaatgcaaaaaacgtataatatctaaaaaattttaacgtgTGCTTAAAAAAGAAAGCGAGTCTCTCAAATCTGCCTcttcaattatattaaatgCAGCATCTACCctctaaaaatatttccaggCATGGAGGATGAGATCTGCCCGTATGCCACCTTTCACCTATTAGGTTTCCGTGAAGAAATGGATCCGAACAAAGCCATGCAATTCCAAACATTCCCTCATCCAGCCAATGGACACTCTGGAACCATGGGACCGCCTTCTAGTCATCCTACTAATGCATCTGCCCACAGCAGATCTGGATCACAATCTAtggtaaatattatacagCCATTTCAAACGATTAACTAAGAAAGTAAATGTAActgaaattgaatataatgcaattatttttttacagttgaAATTGTGTACAGGATGATAACGTGGGAATTAAATCGAATTGTACTCTTTTTCGGCATCTTTGAGTCTTTGATTAATAACTATATATATTAATGAATCAATATCTTGAAGCTAtactttatttaataaaatacttttttcactttcaacaGCCtcgtcaaaatggccgctaTTCGCGCGTCCCATCTCAAGGTGGTGGTCCCCACAACATGTTTTCTCCTGAATATGATGACCCAGCCAATTGCGCTCCTGAAGAAGATCAGTACGGTTCACAATACGGTCAATACGGCGCTCCTTACGATCACTACGGATCTCGTGGTTCTGTTGGCCGTCGCAGTGTTGGATCAGCCCGAAACCTACCAATGTCTGGTTCCCCCGAAcccccaccaccaccaccaagAAATCATGATCCAAACAACTCGAGTTTCAATGACAGCAAAGAAAGCAACGAGATTAGCGAAGCAGAATGCGACCGTGATCAAATAATCAACCGCAACTACGGTGGTCAGTACTACTAAATTGAAAGGACATCACGAGACATGACCACTAGGCCCAAACAACCGGAACCTCGTAAGATTCAGAGGAAGTCAGTTTTTGCCCACTgcaacaaaatatttaaacataTGATAATGACATatacttttttgtttctactaCTAGATTCATGGCCTGGTCTGTATTCTAATATGTTATGTGATTAACAAAATCGGTCTTTCTTTCTAGTTATACGTAATTACTCGTCTAACAggtacataaataattttcgttttgttttaaaaaattttaattcaatgaCTTTAGCTTGTTTCTGCAACTACTTGTCACGTGATGAGAAAGTCTCTGCAAagttattgttatttacaagGAAGTTATACTTGTTAACAATTCCAACACATGCGATTTATATATTAATTGCACATCTTGAAAACACCAAAcattttacaacaattttgTGTCAATGTCATTAACAATTATAAAGTAAGCTCTGAATCTTACAGGGGTACTTGGTTCGGTTTGCATGTTACAGGAGGGGCCGAGGCGTTTCTCTTCCGCAGATTTAGCAGAGTTACGCAAAGCCCAGTTTCCCGTTCCCGAGCATGTTATGTGTCGTAGTAACCGTTGTGTCAATTGGTCTGTGTGTTTCTCTATTTCAGTGAATGCTCGCAGCAAGGATGGCATGACCACCGAGGAGATGCGAAAACTCATAGAGAGGTTAGTAGCGTGGATGATTGGAGATACGAATGAATCTTTTTTAGCTAACTAGCGAATGAACAATGCGATATTCCTTTAATCTGAAAACAGTTCATCAAATTATCCCTTTAATACacatttaagaaaaaattcgtctcATCTACAGTGCGAaactaaataaatttttaactgtCGACATTATTACTGACCACTTAATGAACTTGAATTTCATCGGAAGTTTGCATATAAGTGCCTTTATGTTCTTTGATAATTATGgtagaattttaaaaagtatTCCAAACGATGGTCATGGTAGCATGAAATCACGTCCTTGACTGAATTCTCTAGttacacgttttattttacgtCTTGTGAAGTCATGCACAATAATTGTTgatgtgaaatattattttttcaatcttgaCCTCAGCGAAATTACCCCGTCAAATAGTCTAGAAATCGGGGAAAAATAGATCCAAAATTTTGTTATGATTTTGCTACGTGTGAGTGAATAAAATAGATCTGTCATGGATGACCCCAGGAGCTCTATCATGTCTAACATATCCTGACCTTCTCTTGTTTCATGACTCTTTGTGCAGGAAACCGTAAGTGTTTTACCTCTTCGATGGGTGTATTCTGATAATCAATAGTAAAAATCAGTGTACAAATTGTTAGAGGTTCTTGAAATATAGTCAAAAATCATCTAAATTGATGTCAGAATATACTTCCTGCGTGTAACTAAACATGACGCTAGTACACTTCATTAACATGCTATTCAACACCTATTTTTTGCATGTAATTGTTTGTTAATGCTTGTAGTAACTCATagtaatacatttttcagGCTTAAAATAAATTGTCATCCCAATTTCGTTATGCGTCTTCCCATTTTCCAATAACACTTACCATTGTTCACAGTAAGAATAATGCATAAAGAATTTGAGACGTTTTTCATATACATGTGCTTTTGTTCTTAGCGCTCCAGAAAATCAGAATCCATCCGTATTTACGTCATTAGAATAATCATAATCCATCTTCCACTATTTTGAAACAGATTGTTTAACTCTCGCAATTCAAAACTACATGCCCACGAAAGCTGCTACCGCATTTGCTTCTCAAATAGcattttaatgttttttataACATGGATGCAATCATGCAAATGGCAGATATAATACTGCGCCCCAAAAACTTCCTAACTGTCATTTTTGACGATATTTGATTTTCAGAAACGAAGCTACCGGCAGGCAAACCAGCGGCCCCCCCGGCAGTCACGGCGGACTCCTCACACCCTACGATACTGTGGCAGTGTAACTTGTAAATCTCCTACCCACACCTACGACCATAGAAGAGTTGACAGCCTATATGCCATGTATGCGGCATGTTCATGAGTATGTAAGCAAATACCAAACATACTACTTCCCCAGTGTTGTCAGTCCAATTGCAACGACTTTAAATTATTGCCATTGCGGTTAGCTAGATTTGATTATCACATAAGGATTAAATTACTATAATCTAATGTAGAAAATGATGGCAAATATCTTGGAAATTCTCTTTcgaatatattataatgtggaatattacatacatgataattatcaaaattacgccaaattattgtattaAGCGATTTAATAGCAATGCTGAATTTTCGATTATAAACTTTCGAACTATTTTATGAGTAGCGAAGAAAAGACGTGTTAAATCATGTGCGGTGCAAACTATCCATCTGCTGGAAAATGCATAAAAGGAAGGTAATCAATGATATGCATAGTTTTCCTGACATTCAGGTAAATCATTGAACTTGAAGAAACATGGGATAATTGTTTGCatcttaattttattgattacttgagtattatttattgacaAAAGTTTTGATTTGGAATTATACCATGTTTTTAAAATGGTCTTTCGTAAAAACTGCCAGATTTTCATACCTGTTGTCACATCTGTGTACATCGGAGTAGAAATaccaaaattttgttaaagtTTGATGACAAGAATTAAGAGGCAAGTTCAGAAAATTATGATCTAACAGGAAAATAATTTGGCAACAAAGAATGAAACTTATGTTCGATCAAAAGTTCGTAAAGTCTTGAACATTTTATGAATCAACTACTCTATCGAATCTAACATGTCATTGATGGTAAAGGGGATCCTGACAGAAGTCGATAATCACCAAACGGCAAAAGACGAAGAAATAACATGtcatttcttcaatatttgaaAGCCTGCAAGTTTTAAAGTTGACAGGGAAATCTAGTTTCTCGTTTTGAGTCAAGGTTGTGCCACACTGCCGCATGTTGGcaaacaatttataatttcgtaACGAAGGTTGTGTCTCCAATgattgatgataattttaacGACAGACAAAGCAGGGGCGATGTATCTGTACGCATCAactattgtaattattatcattgcaTTACCTAATTTTCCTAATGATTgcatatattttcaaactgattaattacaattgaaaagaaatctATTTGATCGCTGAAGAACCTACTATTATATTGGTAACCATCCTATTTAATCTACAACCCATAACTATTATAACATAATGCTATAATTAATTTCACTTCAATGATTGATGATATTAAAAGCGTACGTGATTAATTAATGATTAAACTTATAATAGATAGGTTTTAAGTAGGACAGATGGTCGCGAGGTGGTACTATTATCAGTAAGAATGGTACGAATCTCATAGTATATAATACTGGTTTTTATCATACTACTATCCCTAGGTATTGTAGGTGTCTTGTTTACGTTGGTGTAGGACTTGTCCAATGCGAGTTTTCATAAAAGGTGAGGGGAAGACTTTTACATAATAAAGCATTATAATCTAGCGCGCCACTTTGTATGAGAAGTTTTCCCACTCACCAATAGTAGAAATTCTCAATTTGGCTGAGTCTAACAATGCTTTACTCATTGATGTGATTTAATCGCTGCGCAAATTTTTGTGTATCGTGTATGTGTTGGATATTGCACAACCGAATAGTGTTAATACTTAAACTATAATATGATATACTAACTAACATGCAAAAGCTTGTCGCTTATCACATTTAAAAGTTTAATCCTAAATATGAATAACCACAATACTATGATACAATGGTAACGAAGTAACATTTTAGATATGgaaatgttacaaaaatataaatacgtatattacATAACGTCTAGCTGTGTTACTGGATAAGTTTTGTTTAGTTGTCGATATTATAAGCCTATggattaaaattataatattaagaTACAGTCACTCATATAGCTTAGTTTAAGCTGCTTAGTGCTTCGGTGCACATTTTCCGAGAGGTAAAAACTGGTGTACGATTttgaatgttgaattttttgtgtAATATAATGATTATTAACAGCTACGACTTTGATTTGCGCAGAGGTTTTGTATGTGCTTGCATATTGGAGACTTTCGTTATCGCCAGTTACATATATTCTATGCTCTTTTTCAATCCtcatataattattacacaattTCCTATAGGATTTAATACACAGCAAAACTGAGGTACTgatgtttttcacatttctagTTATTCGAAACTCCGATCAGAACAATTACCGTCTCTCCAGTGCCACTCTTTTATGTTTTTGTACCAAAGTTGTAGTATCTAATTTtacgttgaataaataatacatgAAAACAACTGATTGAGCATATCTGTATATTATCACATTGATTTCTTTATATCTTAAGCCGCTATGAACAACTGATTACTATTGACAgccgaaaatcgaaaattttcaacgtcttTTCTTCGTATTTCCTCAGTCATTGGTCTGACGTTGTTTAAGATGTCTCTTTTGATTTTCGGAGGTACAATTAAGTACTTCAGAAAGGCCCATATACATACAGATCGATCCTGACAAAAAACGTTTTACGTTCCCAGAATCGCAGAAAAACGGAAAGGGTTATCCCTCCGAGTTTTTTTACTAGagatttcatttgttttttaaaaacactAGAATCAATTTAATTATGCCCTGTTTCTACGTAATTGTGTGACCGAAAATGATTACGCACTGGAGTTTCTAGTCCCGGCGCTTAGCGGATCAAGAGACACccgaaaataatggtaaacaAAGAGTGTTTCATTTGGCTGACTTTGATGAAGAATGCCTGAGGTCTGTGAGCATAAGAACTTCcattgactgaagaatataaagacggATACCCCTGGGTGAATTTTTGTGACCAGTTTTCGGCGGGCAAGTGGGCCCAGGTGGGCCTGGGAGCGTGGGAGGGTTCAGCTCTATCGACTCTACCTAACGAGCTTGCACCGACATTGGCGGCAGCCAAAGTAGTGTCGGTATGGAAGCTTGACATTAAGTCAGTACAAAGTGAGTACGTAAGACTGTAAGTCGACTGCGACTTAGAAATATCGATCAGCTCGATCATCCCCGTGAGAGGACGCGTAACCGCGTCTACCGCCAAACACCCCAACTACCTTCGagcacctccaaccaccgtcAACCACCTCCTCCCACCTCCGACCACGTTAATCCTCCACGACCACTTCGTGCCCGTCCTCCTTCTCCTCGCGCCCCTCGTCATactcgtcttcctcgtcgtCCTCGACCACCGCCGATCACCATCAACCACCACCAAACACCTCCTACCATCTCCCATCTACCATATGCCGCCTATGTACGATATTGATATACCTATATGATCCATTTAGGATTAttacgtgatgcatactataaattttataattttcccgGAGACAAACTAGATCATCTGCAATAATACGGTTAtaatatgaaaagagaagaattattcatttcgaaatgggattctattcgaaacgctgttttacctagtcgcaagtgaagaatctacgttgggtagagaagcagaattgtttttcgaacaatgttcgtatggaaaaatattcagagtaactgtaatacatcacggatgcgctaattttcatcgagatgaaatggatgctccgtatatgaggcagtatttaacgcagtgtcctgatttgaagacctaaaaaggtgattgtcggcaattttttttttttatgatagcgagagatagaacgaagcttcttataacttcgagtgtattttaacacacatttgaaaggtaggGCCAAAGATTTTTgtcatccaactgtcgcagaacggcagcgttacTAGCTGACCCgaaatgaagaatatatctttagtcaacggctgaccatcgaagaGCCTAGCCGCTTGAGTTTGGAATCGGTAGGAAAGACAAAGTGCGTActtcttgtctgaaatgtaaaaactaaaatcattatacatcatatcatatcatcatacatcatacgttatacatcatacatcatacagagtattaaagttcgaaaccaaagtttggatgttcggatgttcagaaagtgacgtcactcagaattttttttctcttgacctcatcgatctatagtaatcagctagccgaattcctcagtctggaaacaaccgcgcagtagagcggacggatgagaatcgcgctccgcagatttcgagtaccgggttctctacctccgtggttcctgcactccgggtccgcttcctggtgcaactcgactttcaggacaagcgctccgtagttcctgaACTTCGGAtccgcttcctggtgcaactcgagttccacgacaagcgctccgtagtttctatgctgcaggtccgctacctggtgaaactcgactttcaggacaagcgctccgtagtttctatgctccaagtccgctacctggtgaaactcgactttcaggacaagcgctccgtagttcctgaACTTCGGAtccgcttcctggtgcaactcgagttccacgacaagcgctccgtagtttctatgctgcaggtccgctacctggtgaaactcgactttcaggacaagcgctccgtagtttctatgctccaagtccgctacctggtgaaactcgacttccaggacaagtgctccgtagtttctccGCTCAAGGTCCGATACCTGatgaaacttgacttccaggacaagcgctccgtggcttCGGCGCTCTAGGTCCACTACCTGCAGGAACTCGACTTCTacgacaagcgctccgtggttcctgcgctcc from Neodiprion virginianus isolate iyNeoVirg1 chromosome 3, iyNeoVirg1.1, whole genome shotgun sequence encodes the following:
- the LOC124301015 gene encoding Down syndrome cell adhesion molecule-like protein Dscam2 isoform X15: MSGIGQAITMLCEAQGNPLPIFRWYKFIDGTSRRHPVQLNERVRQVSGTLIIREARVDDSGKYLCVVNNSVGGESVETVLTVTAPLAAEIEPRTQTIDFGRPAKFVCNFEGNPIKTISWLKDGKPLQFEESILTIDAVKKEDKGMYQCFVRNDQESAQATAELKLGGRFEPPQIRQTFPEETLQPGPSVFLKCVASGNPTPEITWELDGKRLSNTDRLQVGQYVTVNGDVFSQLNISSIHTNDGGMYKCIAASKVGSAEHSARLNVYGLPFIRHMDKKAIVAGETLRVTCPVAGYPIETIVWERDSRVLPINRKQKVFANGTLIIENVERMSDQATYTCVARNAQGYSARGTLEVQVMVAPQILPFTFGEEPANWGELVSVTCSVIKGDVPIVISWAFNGEPIENDQTDVTIGSTNKKNSVLSIEAVAARHAGEYTCSASNKAGATSHSAALFVNVPPRWILEPTDKAFAQGSDARVECKADGFPRPQVTWKRAAGETPGDYKDLKLSNPDISIEDGTLSINNIQKTNEGYYLCEAVNGIGAGLSAVILISVQAPPQFEIKLRNQTARRGEPAVLQCEAQGEKPIGILWNMNNKRLDPKSDARYTIREEILANGVLSDLSIKRTERTDSALFTCVATNAFGSDDTSINMIVQEVPEVPYGLKVLDKSGRSVQLSWAAPYDGNSPIKRYLIEYKISKGSWENDIDKVLVPGSQQNVAGVFNLRPATTYHLRIVAENEIGASDPSDTVTIITAEEAPSGPPSSVRVDALDQHTLKVTWKPPPREDWNGEILGYYVGYKLSSADKPFMFETVEFSKEDGKEHHLQIMNLKTYTQYSVVVQAFNKVGAGPMSEERRQHTAEGVPEQPPHDTTCTTLTAQTVRVSWVSPPLSAANGVITGYKVIYGPSDSWYDENSKDTKITSSSETILHGLKKYTNYSMHVLAFTSGGDGVKSAPIHCQTEQDVPEAPVAIKALVMSAESILISWRPPSQPNGVISQYTVYAKAENREEPTTQKVLPNQLTHEATGLDKQYRYDFWVTASTNIGEGQASKIVTLSPSTRVPAKIASFDDKFTATYKEDVKLPCLAVGVPAPEVTWKVRGATLEPSDRLRQLPEGFLFIKEVDRADAGEYACYVENSFGHDTVTHQLVVHAPPHSPQVTLTATTTNSLTMKLRPHPTDNAPLQGYTIHYKPEFGELKTVQVSSTAQKYTLENLWCGSRYQIYVTAYNGIGTGDRSDILNTRTKGSKPIIPEAARFIEVSTNSITLHLSAWSDGGCPMLYFVVEHKKKLQQEWNQVSNNVKPGGNFVVLDLDPASWYHLRVTAHNDAGFAVAEYEFATLTVTGGTIAPPVRETGTENTDVRRYFPWLPSWLDVNVVVPVAATVVVIIVGIVVICVALSRRTRGPEQTRLRGISSADEKYYEGQYDVVYQQTGVVGATLDKRRPDLRDELGYIAPPNRKLPPVPGSNYNTCDRIKRGTVISGTGSLRSHSTWDPRRNMYEELTHCAPNRRCPPPPHMGSAEGLSHRGMEDEICPYATFHLLGFREEMDPNKAMQFQTFPHPANGHSGTMGPPSSHPTNASAHSRSGSQSMPRQNGRYSRVPSQGGGPHNMFSPEYDDPANCAPEEDQYGSQYGQYGAPYDHYGSRGSVGRRSVGSARNLPMSGSPEPPPPPPRNHDPNNSSFNDSKESNEISEAECDRDQIINRNYGVNARSKDGMTTEEMRKLIERKPNEATGRQTSGPPGSHGGLLTPYDTVAV